A single Filimonas effusa DNA region contains:
- a CDS encoding TlpA family protein disulfide reductase, whose product MKKTFFLVGMLAMGTMVMAQGSILKGKFTKKLNSQVYANTVYLLKPFNGEMITVGAAVISSKDHSFSMNIGATGLDSLRYVAAGNEFYPVYLHKGEVVEIEAKDGVIVYSGTLSKENTVFAEWQKMIWPVRSITFLKNPSDVPSEQYAKTVDSLAKPVQEFVKKINTGNKRFDQEMKYMLPYSFTYEVVGPFTVGYEVGGRQEFPKYLQAAFASEKFADKNIWSLPFGYQYMVNFGFAKYMLYNGKIGMATDYLIPDMTSPELRANVIMKQLENGTAGNSKDFGAFDKYLLTPAQHAKMESFKKLVNMRKPGGSWVDFSYTDIDGKIRNLSDYLGKVVVVDVWATWCPPCIKEQPALEELEKAFEGKDVVFISLSIDTDKQKWADWVRNKKLSGVQLFTNSQGTIITDYKVTQIPQFMVFDKAGKTVSFDAPRPSTPALKSMIESKI is encoded by the coding sequence ATGAAAAAAACATTCTTTTTGGTTGGTATGTTAGCTATGGGTACCATGGTAATGGCGCAGGGGAGCATACTGAAAGGAAAATTTACTAAAAAATTAAATAGTCAGGTATACGCCAATACGGTATATCTTCTGAAGCCATTTAATGGAGAAATGATAACAGTAGGCGCTGCTGTGATTAGTTCCAAAGACCATTCTTTTTCAATGAATATTGGTGCTACCGGATTAGATTCGCTCCGGTATGTTGCCGCCGGCAATGAATTTTACCCTGTATACTTACATAAGGGCGAAGTAGTGGAGATTGAGGCGAAGGACGGAGTGATCGTTTACTCCGGTACACTCAGTAAGGAGAATACCGTCTTTGCTGAATGGCAGAAAATGATATGGCCAGTGAGAAGCATCACTTTTCTGAAAAATCCGTCTGACGTGCCTAGCGAACAATATGCAAAAACAGTGGATAGCCTGGCGAAACCTGTTCAGGAGTTTGTTAAAAAAATCAATACGGGGAACAAACGCTTTGACCAGGAAATGAAATATATGCTTCCTTACTCTTTCACCTATGAAGTAGTAGGACCCTTTACAGTAGGCTATGAAGTCGGCGGCCGGCAGGAGTTTCCTAAATATCTGCAAGCAGCCTTTGCCTCAGAGAAATTTGCAGATAAAAACATCTGGTCTTTACCTTTTGGATACCAGTATATGGTAAACTTCGGATTCGCAAAGTATATGCTTTATAACGGTAAAATAGGTATGGCTACCGATTATCTTATTCCCGATATGACTTCTCCGGAGTTAAGAGCAAACGTGATTATGAAGCAACTGGAGAATGGCACCGCCGGCAACTCGAAGGATTTCGGAGCATTCGATAAGTATTTGCTTACCCCGGCGCAGCATGCCAAAATGGAAAGCTTTAAAAAGCTTGTAAATATGAGAAAACCGGGCGGCTCATGGGTTGATTTCAGTTATACCGATATCGACGGAAAAATCCGCAACCTGTCCGACTACCTGGGTAAAGTAGTGGTAGTAGACGTATGGGCTACCTGGTGCCCTCCCTGCATTAAAGAACAACCTGCCCTGGAAGAACTGGAAAAAGCATTCGAAGGTAAAGACGTTGTTTTTATCAGCCTTTCCATAGATACCGACAAGCAAAAATGGGCCGACTGGGTTCGCAATAAAAAATTATCAGGTGTACAGTTATTTACCAATAGTCAGGGTACTATCATCACAGACTATAAGGTAACTCAGATACCTCAGTTTATGGTGTTCGATAAAGCTGGTAAAACAGTTTCCTTCGACGCTCCAAGGCCATCTACACCTGCTCTGAAATCGATGATTGAATCTAAAATTTAA
- a CDS encoding RagB/SusD family nutrient uptake outer membrane protein, giving the protein MRLFSYIRYKKTVSLMMLSCIGFSACRQAVEVPVPTNSLVGSAVFSDNKTAIAVMTGLYNTMHSPANISDGTWSIGKFMATAADELHNYFIGVASTQFYKNELSSNPGTYFWENFFKFIYIANSTLEGVENSGSLKPSVQQQLKGEARFMRAFINFYALNLYGTIPIVTSTDYRINNTLSRSPQQEVYKFIVEDLTEAKKLLTTEYLDAANLPTSEKIRPNKATATALLARVYLYLKDWKNAELQASELIGDTRYGLTPLNGVFLKNSQEAIWQLASASPVFTNTMDGFYYTLKTTPGISNNNSMTDWLFNAFEAGDARKTDWVGSYTTGTTTYWYASKYKNSVRSSPVTEYFMVFRLAEQYLIRAEARAQQDNPDALNDLNAIRRRASLGNYNGPTDKVAVLSAIQRERRVELFTEWGHRWFDLKRTGTLNALMEGPTGITAAKGGKWTANDTILPLPISEIAVNPRLGQNKDY; this is encoded by the coding sequence ATGCGCTTATTTTCCTATATCAGATATAAAAAAACTGTTTCCCTTATGATGCTTTCCTGCATTGGCTTTTCGGCCTGCAGGCAGGCTGTTGAAGTGCCGGTGCCTACCAACAGCCTGGTGGGATCTGCCGTGTTTTCGGATAATAAAACCGCAATAGCGGTGATGACCGGGCTATACAATACCATGCATTCCCCCGCCAATATTTCGGATGGAACCTGGAGCATTGGTAAGTTTATGGCCACTGCTGCCGACGAGCTGCATAATTATTTTATTGGAGTAGCTTCTACCCAATTCTATAAAAACGAATTGTCATCAAACCCCGGAACTTATTTCTGGGAGAATTTTTTCAAATTCATTTACATCGCCAACTCCACGCTGGAAGGTGTGGAAAATTCCGGTTCCCTGAAACCCTCCGTACAACAGCAGCTGAAAGGGGAAGCCAGGTTCATGCGCGCGTTTATCAACTTTTACGCGTTAAACCTGTATGGTACCATTCCAATTGTAACTTCTACCGACTATAGAATTAATAACACCTTGTCGCGTAGCCCGCAACAGGAGGTATATAAGTTTATCGTGGAAGATCTTACAGAAGCAAAGAAACTGCTTACAACGGAATACCTGGATGCTGCCAATTTGCCTACTTCTGAAAAAATAAGGCCTAATAAAGCTACTGCTACTGCGCTGCTGGCAAGGGTATACCTGTATCTGAAAGATTGGAAGAATGCCGAATTACAGGCTTCTGAACTGATAGGTGACACGCGGTATGGTTTGACGCCATTGAACGGAGTATTTCTTAAGAACAGTCAGGAAGCTATATGGCAGCTGGCCAGTGCCAGCCCGGTTTTTACCAATACTATGGATGGGTTTTATTATACGCTTAAAACAACGCCTGGTATTTCCAATAATAATAGTATGACGGACTGGTTGTTCAATGCTTTTGAAGCAGGTGACGCCCGCAAAACCGATTGGGTAGGCAGTTACACCACAGGCACTACCACTTATTGGTATGCATCCAAATATAAAAACAGTGTAAGAAGTTCGCCTGTGACGGAATATTTTATGGTGTTCCGGCTTGCTGAACAATACCTGATAAGGGCCGAGGCACGCGCGCAGCAGGATAATCCCGATGCGCTGAACGACCTTAATGCTATCCGCCGCAGGGCTTCCTTGGGTAACTATAACGGGCCAACAGATAAAGTAGCTGTTCTTAGTGCTATTCAACGGGAAAGAAGGGTGGAGTTATTTACGGAGTGGGGCCATCGCTGGTTCGATTTAAAACGGACCGGCACCCTGAATGCATTGATGGAAGGGCCCACGGGCATCACCGCTGCAAAGGGTGGCAAATGGACTGCCAACGATACTATACTTCCGCTTCCCATATCGGAGATAGCTGTTAACCCAAGGCTGGGGCAAAACAAAGACTATTAA
- a CDS encoding FecR family protein, with translation MPDTIEDIIHLYLNGEVLTAQQDKQLQQWLQASGNNREALRLLEDPVFLQQSVYSWDNYDASQQAGWERLSGQLFGNHKGRVLPFRRFRWWVTVAAAVCIAIAAAWLLMVKKPGGGTLSATVGDVLPGGTGAILTLSDGRKIVLDSLGNGQIAQQNGAVIHLNNHKLVYNAFSGGSAGAADLNTLSTPAGRQFTVVLPDGSTVWLNAGSAITYPSLFAGSDRKIKVSGEVYMEVAPHKSMPFMVDIDGRSIVQVLGTSFNINAYNDDNNIVTTLVTGSVKAGTEKAASAVILKAGEQAVQSGLQVVVRRAVDIDKVLAWKNGYFSFDNMSLRQVARQIERWYDIKVLFEADAGNMSLTGDMDRGVSLSGIRRFLHQYGLKTTLENRVLTVSAK, from the coding sequence ATGCCTGATACTATTGAAGATATTATTCATTTATACCTGAATGGGGAGGTTTTAACCGCCCAACAGGATAAGCAATTACAGCAATGGCTGCAGGCTTCCGGTAACAACAGGGAGGCGCTCCGTTTGCTGGAAGACCCTGTTTTTTTGCAGCAATCTGTTTACAGCTGGGATAATTACGATGCCAGTCAGCAGGCGGGATGGGAACGCCTGTCGGGCCAGCTGTTTGGTAATCATAAAGGCAGGGTGTTGCCATTCAGGCGTTTCAGGTGGTGGGTGACTGTAGCGGCGGCTGTTTGTATTGCTATTGCTGCTGCCTGGTTATTGATGGTAAAAAAGCCGGGTGGCGGAACTTTGTCAGCCACTGTGGGTGACGTGCTGCCTGGTGGTACAGGGGCTATCCTTACGCTGTCGGACGGGCGGAAAATAGTGCTGGATAGCCTGGGCAACGGGCAAATAGCGCAGCAAAACGGCGCTGTTATTCATTTAAACAATCATAAGCTGGTCTATAATGCATTCAGTGGCGGTAGTGCCGGAGCTGCTGACCTTAACACGCTTTCCACACCCGCGGGCAGACAGTTTACAGTAGTATTGCCTGATGGCAGTACCGTGTGGTTAAATGCCGGCAGCGCGATTACTTATCCTTCCTTATTTGCGGGAAGCGACCGTAAAATAAAGGTGAGCGGAGAAGTGTATATGGAAGTAGCGCCGCATAAGTCAATGCCATTTATGGTGGATATCGACGGGAGATCCATAGTGCAGGTGCTGGGTACCAGTTTCAATATCAATGCCTATAACGATGACAACAACATAGTAACAACACTGGTTACAGGTAGTGTTAAGGCAGGTACGGAAAAAGCTGCTTCTGCAGTTATTCTCAAAGCCGGCGAACAGGCAGTTCAGTCCGGCCTCCAGGTTGTAGTCAGGCGGGCTGTGGATATTGATAAAGTGCTGGCCTGGAAAAACGGCTATTTCAGTTTCGATAATATGAGCTTGCGGCAGGTGGCCAGGCAAATAGAAAGATGGTACGATATAAAAGTTTTGTTTGAAGCTGATGCCGGTAATATGTCACTTACCGGGGATATGGACAGAGGTGTGAGCTTATCAGGTATCCGGCGTTTTTTGCATCAGTACGGGTTAAAAACAACCTTGGAGAACAGGGTATTGACAGTGTCGGCAAAGTAA
- a CDS encoding thioredoxin family protein, which translates to MKMVLVSLLLCIVFVTNGFSQDKGVDFQHISLAEALTKIGADQKNQKLVFVDCYTSWCVPCAEMARTIFPEKSCGDFMNPRFVSIKLDMEKKGEGTEVSKKYAITAYPTFLILNAKGEEVNRVVGGAKTVDDFLKKLQAALQEENSLKNLKNAFETEKSMATGLPYMKALIDRSMDPSKVFNVLFDSLSDAYRFNEEYLRIVFSTIRFGDTLFKKIMLEKPRIDRAIGAGVVNRMLYDMVRGHMYCIANEVGDRYNVHYTPQEVEMIAYTMALLNLPLDEAQTHIFRIALYVVNKDMDGMIDYYKRYIGKLSPSEAYKVILESVLSSKIPRLNEAQKKAVKEYFELSAKAFSYEAKQYQQRAEMVK; encoded by the coding sequence ATGAAGATGGTTCTTGTTTCCTTATTGCTATGTATTGTATTTGTTACGAATGGATTCTCGCAGGATAAGGGTGTTGACTTCCAGCACATATCTTTAGCTGAAGCGCTCACTAAAATAGGGGCTGATCAGAAAAATCAAAAATTGGTTTTTGTAGATTGTTATACTTCCTGGTGTGTGCCCTGTGCGGAAATGGCGCGTACGATATTTCCTGAAAAAAGCTGTGGCGACTTTATGAACCCACGCTTTGTGTCTATTAAACTGGACATGGAAAAGAAAGGAGAGGGTACAGAGGTTTCGAAGAAATATGCGATAACTGCGTATCCTACATTTCTGATTCTTAACGCTAAGGGAGAAGAAGTAAATAGGGTAGTAGGCGGTGCAAAAACAGTAGATGATTTTTTGAAGAAACTCCAGGCGGCCTTACAAGAGGAGAACTCTTTGAAAAATTTAAAAAACGCATTTGAAACCGAGAAGAGCATGGCTACAGGCTTGCCTTATATGAAAGCGTTGATCGACCGGTCTATGGATCCTTCAAAGGTTTTTAATGTTCTTTTCGATAGCCTTAGCGATGCCTATAGGTTTAACGAAGAATATCTGAGAATAGTGTTTTCTACCATCAGGTTCGGTGATACCCTCTTTAAAAAGATCATGCTGGAAAAACCCCGGATCGATAGAGCAATAGGTGCAGGGGTGGTGAATCGTATGCTGTATGACATGGTTAGAGGCCATATGTATTGCATAGCCAATGAAGTTGGTGATCGCTATAATGTACACTATACTCCTCAGGAGGTGGAAATGATTGCTTATACGATGGCCTTGCTCAATCTGCCCCTGGATGAAGCCCAAACACATATTTTCCGAATAGCTTTATATGTGGTTAACAAAGACATGGATGGTATGATAGACTACTACAAAAGGTATATTGGAAAGTTGTCGCCTTCCGAAGCCTATAAGGTAATCCTTGAGAGCGTTTTATCGTCAAAAATCCCGCGTTTAAATGAAGCTCAGAAAAAAGCGGTAAAGGAATACTTTGAATTATCTGCCAAGGCATTTAGTTACGAAGCAAAACAGTACCAGCAAAGAGCAGAAATGGTAAAATAG
- a CDS encoding SusC/RagA family TonB-linked outer membrane protein produces the protein MTKTAFCGWATRGGTHSITQTLLQAGSVKGYSGSGRKLLMAMKLTAFFILMACLQVSAAGHSQTVTLHGKDMHLENVFKEVKKQTGYFFLYPTGALKKSKRVNVNASDMPVAEFLKMIFRDQPLQYAIESKTVNIAPGVPEERTLKADGIAYWAPAPVRGVVRDASGKPLAGATVMNLTTKKTVSSGADGGFVLNAETGHVLAVSFVGYSTLQIKMASAANAVVVSSGEANVNDDALAAGWQKGQAVTAGTDGFVIVLFPATLQLAEVIINKGYYTDTKKTSTGNVSKVSGDDIARQPVSNPLAALSGLVPGMFIAQSSGAPGSAFQVQIRGINSIANGNDPLYVIDGVPFSIAPELQNSANLNPAGGNPLNLINPNDIASIEVLKDADATAIYGSRGANGVVLITTKKGKAGKAKVDVNFYQGIAKVTRQVKYLNTAQYLAMRKEALKNDGVEADPAFDVDVLGGSSWDPNRYTNWQDELIGNTAKYTDAQTAVSGGSDQIQYKIGGGYHRETTVYPGENALQKASMHVSLSGGSKNQRLKFNFSASYVNENSTLPVTDPMSVMSYFAPNAPKAFNDDGTLNWANGTWLKGNPYAFLMQPYKGRTTNLLGNLMVTYNIMKGLDFKTSLGYTNINMDQRRLIPFSTIDPLRAETSGSSTFNNSDTRSWIAEPQLDYKVSIGKGKLSALAGLSFQQSHNEGTRLAARGFSSDLLLENMQAASILTVESVTDIFYKYNAGFGRLNYNYADKYIVNLTARRDGSSRFGPGKQFANFYAAGAAWVFSSENWVQQQLPFLSFGKLRASYGTSGNDQVADYSFLDRYNSTSNTYGGSQGLLPVSILNPVLAWEQNKKLEAAVELGFLNDRLNFSASWYSNRSGNQLVQSPLSVVTGFPFISQNLPAVVENRGLEFTFHSVNLRTSAFRWTSSFNITFPRNKLVSFPNFEASSYSERLIIGQPLTATKAFQYAGVDPVTGLFQFMGKDGKPTTDPVPLQDDISLLDFGPRFYGGLQNNISYGNIRLDFLLQFVKQKGMNYYYEDVEGVPGTFSANQPVYVLDRWQKAGDVARFQRYNQDYSTINSLNNAVMSDFQYGDASYIRLKNVSLSYSLPERWISKLQLETARIYFQGQNLLTITGYKGYDPENRNYLVLPPLKVFTLGLQFTF, from the coding sequence ATGACAAAAACTGCTTTTTGCGGATGGGCAACCCGTGGGGGTACCCATTCTATTACACAAACACTGTTGCAGGCCGGTTCTGTTAAGGGCTATAGCGGCAGCGGGAGAAAACTGCTAATGGCAATGAAGTTGACTGCTTTTTTTATTCTGATGGCATGTTTGCAGGTGAGTGCTGCCGGGCATTCACAAACTGTTACCCTGCACGGTAAGGATATGCATCTGGAAAATGTTTTTAAAGAAGTGAAGAAGCAAACAGGTTACTTTTTCCTTTATCCTACCGGTGCATTAAAAAAGTCGAAGCGGGTAAATGTAAATGCGTCAGATATGCCTGTTGCTGAGTTCCTGAAGATGATATTCAGAGATCAGCCTTTGCAATATGCCATTGAAAGCAAAACAGTAAATATTGCACCCGGTGTTCCGGAAGAAAGAACGCTGAAGGCTGACGGTATTGCTTATTGGGCGCCCGCTCCGGTACGTGGTGTGGTGCGTGATGCTTCGGGCAAACCATTGGCAGGAGCTACTGTGATGAACCTTACCACAAAAAAAACTGTTTCTTCCGGTGCAGATGGAGGTTTTGTGCTTAATGCCGAAACAGGCCATGTATTAGCTGTAAGTTTTGTAGGCTACAGCACCCTGCAAATAAAGATGGCGTCGGCGGCAAATGCTGTTGTGGTATCTTCCGGGGAGGCAAACGTCAATGATGATGCATTGGCTGCCGGCTGGCAAAAGGGGCAAGCTGTTACCGCCGGCACAGATGGCTTTGTTATTGTTTTATTTCCTGCAACCTTACAACTTGCTGAGGTAATTATCAATAAGGGTTATTACACAGATACCAAAAAAACGAGTACAGGTAACGTATCTAAAGTATCGGGCGATGACATTGCCCGTCAGCCCGTTTCTAATCCGCTTGCAGCTTTAAGTGGCCTTGTGCCGGGTATGTTCATAGCCCAGAGCTCGGGAGCGCCGGGAAGTGCCTTTCAGGTACAGATCAGAGGTATCAACAGTATTGCCAATGGCAACGATCCGCTGTATGTAATTGATGGTGTTCCGTTTTCCATAGCGCCTGAGTTACAAAATAGCGCCAATCTGAATCCTGCCGGAGGTAATCCGCTGAATCTTATCAATCCGAATGATATCGCCAGTATTGAAGTACTGAAAGATGCCGATGCCACTGCTATTTACGGTAGCAGGGGCGCTAATGGAGTAGTGCTTATTACCACTAAAAAAGGCAAGGCCGGGAAGGCAAAAGTGGATGTAAATTTTTATCAGGGAATAGCCAAAGTAACAAGGCAGGTGAAATACCTGAATACAGCGCAATACCTGGCTATGCGGAAAGAAGCATTAAAAAACGACGGAGTGGAAGCTGATCCTGCTTTTGATGTGGACGTGCTGGGGGGAAGTTCCTGGGATCCTAACCGTTATACCAACTGGCAGGACGAACTGATTGGCAATACGGCAAAATATACCGATGCACAAACGGCTGTGTCCGGTGGCTCGGACCAGATACAGTATAAGATAGGAGGTGGCTATCACCGCGAAACTACTGTGTATCCCGGCGAAAATGCCCTGCAAAAAGCATCCATGCACGTAAGTCTCTCCGGTGGTTCTAAAAATCAGCGGCTGAAATTCAATTTCTCAGCTTCTTATGTAAACGAGAATAGCACCCTGCCGGTTACCGACCCCATGTCGGTGATGTCGTACTTTGCTCCTAATGCGCCAAAGGCATTTAATGATGATGGTACCCTTAACTGGGCGAATGGTACCTGGTTAAAGGGCAATCCCTATGCCTTTCTGATGCAGCCTTACAAGGGCAGGACCACCAACCTGCTGGGAAACCTGATGGTTACTTACAACATCATGAAAGGCCTGGATTTTAAAACCAGCCTTGGGTATACCAATATAAACATGGATCAGCGCAGGCTTATCCCGTTCTCAACAATTGATCCGTTGCGTGCAGAAACTTCCGGTTCCAGTACGTTTAATAATTCAGATACAAGATCGTGGATTGCAGAACCTCAGCTGGACTACAAGGTATCTATAGGTAAAGGAAAACTATCGGCGCTGGCGGGTTTAAGCTTTCAGCAAAGTCATAACGAAGGCACACGCCTTGCGGCCAGAGGATTTAGCTCCGATCTGTTACTGGAAAATATGCAGGCGGCTTCTATACTTACAGTTGAGAGCGTTACCGATATATTTTATAAGTACAATGCCGGTTTTGGCAGGCTTAATTATAACTACGCAGATAAGTATATCGTAAACCTCACCGCCCGTCGCGATGGCAGCAGCCGGTTTGGCCCCGGTAAACAATTCGCCAACTTTTATGCGGCTGGTGCTGCCTGGGTATTTTCTTCCGAGAACTGGGTGCAGCAGCAACTGCCTTTCCTGAGCTTTGGTAAATTACGCGCCAGCTATGGAACTTCCGGTAACGACCAGGTGGCCGATTACAGTTTCCTGGATCGCTATAACTCTACTTCCAATACTTATGGCGGATCGCAGGGATTACTTCCTGTGAGTATTCTTAACCCGGTATTGGCCTGGGAACAGAATAAGAAGCTGGAAGCAGCAGTAGAGCTGGGTTTCCTGAACGATCGTCTTAACTTTTCGGCAAGCTGGTATAGCAACCGCTCCGGAAATCAACTGGTGCAATCGCCGTTATCGGTGGTAACAGGGTTTCCCTTTATCTCACAAAACCTGCCGGCAGTGGTAGAAAACAGGGGACTGGAGTTTACGTTCCATTCCGTTAACCTGCGTACATCGGCATTCCGGTGGACTTCTTCTTTTAACATTACTTTTCCACGTAACAAACTGGTGTCTTTCCCCAATTTCGAAGCATCCAGCTACAGTGAAAGATTGATCATCGGGCAGCCGCTTACTGCTACCAAAGCCTTTCAGTATGCAGGTGTAGACCCGGTTACAGGCTTGTTCCAGTTTATGGGTAAGGATGGTAAACCTACTACCGACCCTGTTCCATTGCAGGATGACATCAGCCTGCTTGATTTTGGTCCGCGATTCTATGGGGGCCTGCAAAACAATATCAGCTATGGTAATATCCGGCTCGACTTCCTGTTACAATTTGTAAAACAAAAGGGAATGAACTATTACTACGAAGATGTGGAAGGCGTGCCGGGTACATTCAGCGCCAACCAGCCCGTGTATGTGCTTGACCGCTGGCAGAAAGCCGGTGATGTTGCCAGGTTTCAACGATACAACCAGGATTACAGCACTATTAATTCACTGAATAATGCAGTAATGAGTGATTTTCAGTACGGCGATGCCTCGTATATCAGATTGAAAAACGTATCACTCTCTTACAGTTTGCCGGAGCGCTGGATCAGCAAACTGCAGCTGGAAACTGCAAGGATTTATTTCCAGGGGCAGAACCTGCTTACTATCACCGGTTACAAGGGCTATGACCCTGAAAACCGGAATTACCTGGTATTGCCTCCTTTGAAAGTGTTTACCCTTGGCCTTCAATTCACCTTTTAA
- a CDS encoding RNA polymerase sigma factor: MIPAPVHIDDATLLRIADGDEGAMRLLYDALFRSLLFYAESLIHERQPAEDIVMVAFTQYWERRRGFTALAAVKSFLYTAVRHACYRHNTQLLTREQHARETRRVSDMDDDFAESRMLIAEMTGRIYREIEQLNPRYREVVRLLFMQELSVKEAAAALNITEDNLRKRKERALEMLRNRVIQGKIGHLALLYLLLRQRMPWQD; this comes from the coding sequence TTGATCCCTGCTCCGGTACATATCGATGATGCTACGTTGCTGCGCATTGCTGATGGCGATGAAGGGGCTATGCGTTTGCTGTACGATGCCTTATTCAGATCTTTATTGTTTTATGCCGAAAGCTTAATCCACGAGCGGCAACCTGCCGAAGATATTGTAATGGTTGCCTTTACCCAATACTGGGAGCGCCGCCGTGGGTTTACGGCACTGGCAGCGGTGAAATCTTTTTTATACACTGCCGTGCGGCATGCCTGTTACCGGCATAATACACAGCTACTTACCCGCGAACAGCATGCCCGTGAAACCAGACGAGTATCGGATATGGATGATGATTTTGCTGAAAGCCGGATGCTCATAGCCGAAATGACAGGCCGGATTTACCGGGAAATAGAACAGTTGAACCCCAGATACCGTGAAGTGGTGCGCTTGCTGTTTATGCAGGAATTAAGCGTAAAAGAAGCGGCAGCGGCACTGAATATTACCGAGGATAACCTGCGGAAGCGAAAAGAGAGGGCTTTGGAAATGCTTCGCAACAGGGTGATACAGGGGAAAATAGGGCATCTGGCACTCTTATACCTTCTTCTCCGGCAGCGTATGCCCTGGCAGGATTAA